The genomic window TGTTTGCCGCCATGAAAATCGGTGCAGTCTGCATGCAAATCGCCGCGCGGGCGGTGCCGCAGGACGTCGCAGAGTCTCTCAATCGCGGACGCGCCAAGCTTCTCTTTATGGTCGATGCATATCCACGCGCCGGAAAGTGGACCGACTGTCGGCCGACGCTTCGCGCCGTAGCACAAGACGTGCCTACGCTCGAACACGTCGTGTTGATCCGAAGACTCGACACACCCAGCAAGTTGGCGGAGGACGTGCTTCGGTGGCCGGACTTTGTCGCCTTAGGGAAGCGTCAACCGGTCTGTGCGGCTGTGCCGGTAGATTCCGAGCATCCAAACCTCATCCTTTTCACCTCCGGCACGACCGGCAAGTCGAAGGCCATCGTGCACACCCACGGCGGGTCGCTGGCTCAGATCACGAAAGAGGTAGGCTATGCCTTCGACTGCCAAAGTGATGATCGCTTCTTTTGGTTTACGAATTTTGGCTGGATGATGGCGCCATGGGAACTCATTGGCGTGCTCTTCTTCGGCGGCACGGTAGTGCTCTATGAAGGCACGCACGTCTACCCGACGCCCCACCGGCTCTTTGAATTGATAGAGAGGCATCGCATCACGATCTTTGGTCTGGTACCGACCGCAATCCGTCATCTTGCCGCCGTCAACGAAGACTTCACCATCCATGATAGGTCGACTTTGCGTATCCTCGGGTCGACCGGAGAGATTCTAGATAACCAGGCGTGGTCTTGGTATTTCAGCATCTTCGGTGAGGGCCGTTGCCCACTTATGAACATTTCCGGGGGCACCGAAGTGATCGGCTGCCTGCTGTCGCCGCTGCCGATAATGCCGCTAAAGCCCGGGACCTTGGGCGGAGCAGGGCTGGGCATGGATCTGGCGATCGTAGACGACGAGGGTCGTCCGGTTTCCGGTGGGCCGGGCAACCTTGCGTGCCGACAGCCGTTTCCGTCCATGACGCGTGGTTTCCTTGGGGAACCGGAACGATACCTCGAAACTTACTTCTCACGCGGCAACGACTTGTGGCTCCATGCCGACCGTGTCGAGGTCGATGCCGATGGTATGTGGTACATTCTCGGTCGCAGCGATGACCTCATAATCCGCGGCAGCATCAACCATGATCCCGGCAAGATCGAGCAGGCTTTGCTTGCTTACCCTTCTTTCCCGCGTGTGATCGAGGCGGCAGCCATCGGTCCGCACGACGATAAACTTGGTCAGCGCATTGTTTGCTTTGTGGTGCTCGAACGCCCCCTCGGTGCGATTGAACCGGTGGCTTTCGCGCAGGACTTGTGGGAGCATGTGGGCGTCGCATATGACATTGCCGGCAGACCGGACGAGATATATGTGGTTGACGCCCTGCCGAGGAACTTGGCGGCAAAGACTCCGCGCGGATTGATCAAGCGAGCATACGAAGGGGAGCCCTTGGGAGACCTGTCCAAGATCGACAATCTGCAGGCGCTCGTAGCAATTCAATCAAGACATAACTAGAGGAGAACTGGGGAGTGCAAGCTGACGCAATTCGCAGGGCAACCGTGGTTGGCGCCGGTCTCATGGGCGCCGACATCGCCGTGGTCCTCTCAATGGCAAGTATTGCCGTAACGCTCGTAGACATATGTGAAAGCCAATTAGAGCTTGCACAAGCGCGCATGCGTGCAAGCATGGATTCGCTCGTTCAATGCCATCTGGCGACACAAGCACAAGCCGAGGAGGCGCTCCGCATAGTAAGCGGGACAACCAACCGGGCAACTGCGGTGGAGCACACGGAATTCGTCGTCGAGTCTGTGCCGGAAGACCTTTCACTGAAGCAAGAGATCTTTGCCGCATTGGATGCTGAAGCGCCGCCAGAGGCGATTTTGACCAGCAACACGTCTTCCCTGTCGATCACAGCGATGGCTGCCGCTACGGGACGCCCGGAGCGTGTGGTTGGCAGCCACTTCATCTTGCCAGGGACAGTGCTTCCGCTGGTGGAAGTCGTTCGCGGCGACCAGACGAATGACGACACGATGCAGACAACCTACGGCCTGTGGCAACGCGCAGGAAAGCAGCCGGTAATGGTGCAGAAAGACATACCAGGGTTTATACACAACCGGCTGCAGCACGCGCTGAGCCGTGAAGCAGTATCACTTTGGGCGAGTGGGGTGGCCTCTGCAGAGGAGATCGACGCGGTTGTCGTCAACGGCTTTGGTCTGCGCCTGGGTCGGGTCGGGCCGCTAGCGCAGCGAGACTTGGGCGGCATGCTGATGAATGTCGCAATTGCCGCCGCTCTCTACCCTTCGCTCAGCACGCTCGATGACGCGCCACAGGCCATGAAAGAGCTTGTTGCGCAAGGAGCACTAGGATTGGAGTCAGGACGCGGCTTCCATGACTGGAGCGGGACCGATCCTCAAGCTAAGCGTCGCGACGTTGAGCGCGCGCTGTTGGCAGACATCCTGCACCGCCAACGTACTCTGGGCGACACTGATCGTTAGCCTGCCCACAAATATGTGCCTGTTGCCCACCTGATGGCCGAGTCGCTTCCGAGTGAAACGACTATCCTCCTGCCGCAAACTGAAAGTCACCGAATCAATTTGCCTGTCGCAAACTCAGGTCAATAGAACGACAGGCCGACACATTTCGGTAAATGCGCAGGTCTATGCATCGTCGAGCGCGGCGACGCCTGGGAGTGTTCGTCCCTCTAAGAACTCAAGCGTAGCACCGCCCCCGGTGGACACATGAGTAATCTTGGCTGCCACGCCGCACGCCTCAATCGCAGCTACCGTTTCGCCTCCCCCAACAATGGACACCGCCTGGGATTTTGCGAGTGCGCGGGCTATGGCAAAGGTGCTGCCGGCGAAGCGTTCTTGCTCGAAGAGGCCGAGCGGCCCATTCCAAAGCACTGTCCGCGCTGATGCCAGGACAGCTTCAATCGCCTTCACAGTCTCCGGGCCGAGGTCGCCAATCATTGCGTCCGGGGGTACGTTTGCAATGTTGACAATGTAAGTCGCCCCCGTGGAATTGCTTATGTTTCCGGTCACGGCATCGGTGGGCAATAGCACATCCACGCCGGATTCTTCTGCGTGCTGCAGGAACTCTTCGGCCACCGAAAGCTGCGCATCCTCGACCAGGCTCTTCCCGACCGCCTTGCCTTGGGCTTTGAGGAGTGTATTTGCGATGCCGCCGCCGGCTATGAGGACGTCGATGCTGGGCAAGAGGTGCGTGAGCACGCCAATCTTCGTCGAGATTTTGGCGCCGCCGATCAGTGCAGCGAAGGGCCTTTCCGGTGACTGCAGCAACTGAGCAAGCGTGGAAATCTCTTGTTCCATAAGCAGTCCGGCTACGCTTGGCAGAAACTCGGTCACCCCTACCGTTGAAGCATGGGCGCGGTGGGCGGCGCCAAAGGCGTCGTTTACGAATACATCGGCGAGTGATGCCAATTGCCATGCAAATCCCGGGTCGTTTTCTTCTTCCTCCGCGTGAAAGCGTACGTTCTCCAAGAGCAGCACGCCTCCCGGTTGCAATGCCTTTACGGCTGCTTGTGCTGCCGGGCCGACACAGTCGGGAGGAGAGTGAACCGGAATGTCTAGCAGATCTGAAAGGCGCGCGGCAACCGGTGCCAATCGAAGTGTGTCTACTGTTACACCTTTTGGCCGACCCAGATGGGAAACGAGGACTGTCTTGGCCCCGCGCTCACGCAGAAGGTCTATTGTGGGCACTGTTGCGCGCAGCCGTGTGTCGTCGGCAACGGTCCCTTGTGCTAAGGGCACGTTGAAGTCTACACGTACCAACACTGTCTTGTTTGCTACGTCAATGTCGCAAACTGTCTTCTTCATCAATGCTCTTCCTGAGGAGCGAAGTGGCGTACTTTGTGCGTAATTTACATAAAAGAAACCGTGGGTGCACAACCCACGGCCCTTTCATCGAAGCCAGCACGTCAGTCTATCTTCGGGACAATTAGACAGCCGCCTCTTGGGGGATTGTTTGAGCGACGCGGGCGGTTAAGTCGGCAATGCGGCACGCATAACCCCACTCGTTATCGTACCAGGAGAGCACTTTCACCAGCTTGCCGGAAACCTGGGTTGACGGTAAGTCTATAATCGAACTCCGGGAGTCTCCCTTGTAGTCCATACTGACAAGCTCTTCGCTAGAGCATCCAAGTATACCGTTCAAGCTTCCTTGGGCGGCTGCCTCGAACGCGTCATTCACGTCTTCAACCGTCACGTCATCGGCAACTTCGCACGTGAAATCAACGACGGATACGGTGGGCGTCGGCACACGAAGTGCAAACCCGTCGAGCTTGCCCTTAAGATCGGGAATCACTTGCACTACAGCCCTTGCCGCTCCCGTAGTTGTGGGGATGATGTTGAGTGCAGCGGCGCGCGCTCGGCGCATGTCGCTCTGTTCAAGGTCGAGAATGCGCTGGTCGTTGGTATACGAGTGGATCGTGTTCATGAGCCCTTGTCGGATGGTGAACGCATCGTGAAGGACTTTGACCACGGGCGCGAGGCAATTCGTCGTGCAGGAAGCATTGGATACGATGTGGTGTTCAGCCGGATCGTAGGCTTCATCATTTACGCCCAGGACCAGTGTCACGTCTTCTTCCTTGGCCGGGGCCGAAATGATCACTTTCTTTGCTCCCGCCGCTAGATGCTTTGCGGCAGAAGCGCGATCGGTGCCGACACCTGTTGCCTCGATGACAACATCGACGTCCAAGTCACCCCACGGCAGAGCAGTCCAGTCACGTTGCGAAAGGGCGTGAAGGTGCCGCCCGTCGATTGTTAGACCTTGGTCGCTTGCGTCAATCTCGCCGTTGAAGCGTCCGTAGTTACTGTCGTACTTGAAGAGATGCGCGTTAGTCTCCGCGCTTGCAAGGTCGTTCACCGCAACTGGGTCTAAGTCCGGCGCCCGCTCCAAAATTGCCCGCAGAGCCAGTCTACCTATGCGACCAAATCCGTTGATAGCCACTCGTGCCATAAGTACGTTATTCCCCTCTCCGCTCCCGGGTGTATTAGCCATAGGGCGCGCGAAACGTATGTCTGTATCTCCTGTTAGGAGACCTCAATCGGTTCTGCTTCAGCTCGTTTGCGTTCTCGCTTCGTTGGCCCATAGTCACTATACACCTGCATCACGGCCTGGGCGAGCTTCACCGCACTGTGCTGATAGGGAATCTCTACGTCAATTACGTCGGCCGTGATGACCGACACCCCGTCGATTTCGCGCTCTTCCGCGGGTAGTTTTACAAGCTCATAGGTACCATTCGCCGATTGGATGGACGTCTGGTCATTCGCGAGCACGAGCTTACAGACATCGGACGGCGCATGCTGTTTGAGCGCCTCCAGGTGCTCTGCCACACCATAGTGGCTCGTCTCCCCTGGCTCTGTTGCAACGTTGCAGATGTAGAGCTTCAGAGCCTTAGACTTGGCGACTGCCTGAGAGATCTCCGGCACCAGTAAGTTGGGGAGCAGGCTCGTATAGAGACTGCCCGGGGCAAGAATAATGTAGTCTGCATCCAGGATTGCCTGGCTGGCTTCACCGAAGGCAGTGGGATGCTGCCGATCGAGATAGACTCGTTTGATGGTCGATCCCGCGTCGCCAACTGCGGATTCACCGGAAATGGTGCGACCATCTTCGAGTTCGGCGCAAAGCTTGACGCTCTCGAGCGTTGAAGGCAGGATCTGGCCGCGTACGGCAAGCACCCGTGAGAGTTCCCGTATCCCCGATTCGAAGTTTCCCGTCAGGTCGGCCATGGCAA from Chloroflexota bacterium includes these protein-coding regions:
- a CDS encoding 3-hydroxyacyl-CoA dehydrogenase NAD-binding domain-containing protein → MQADAIRRATVVGAGLMGADIAVVLSMASIAVTLVDICESQLELAQARMRASMDSLVQCHLATQAQAEEALRIVSGTTNRATAVEHTEFVVESVPEDLSLKQEIFAALDAEAPPEAILTSNTSSLSITAMAAATGRPERVVGSHFILPGTVLPLVEVVRGDQTNDDTMQTTYGLWQRAGKQPVMVQKDIPGFIHNRLQHALSREAVSLWASGVASAEEIDAVVVNGFGLRLGRVGPLAQRDLGGMLMNVAIAAALYPSLSTLDDAPQAMKELVAQGALGLESGRGFHDWSGTDPQAKRRDVERALLADILHRQRTLGDTDR
- a CDS encoding phosphoglycerate kinase gives rise to the protein MMKKTVCDIDVANKTVLVRVDFNVPLAQGTVADDTRLRATVPTIDLLRERGAKTVLVSHLGRPKGVTVDTLRLAPVAARLSDLLDIPVHSPPDCVGPAAQAAVKALQPGGVLLLENVRFHAEEEENDPGFAWQLASLADVFVNDAFGAAHRAHASTVGVTEFLPSVAGLLMEQEISTLAQLLQSPERPFAALIGGAKISTKIGVLTHLLPSIDVLIAGGGIANTLLKAQGKAVGKSLVEDAQLSVAEEFLQHAEESGVDVLLPTDAVTGNISNSTGATYIVNIANVPPDAMIGDLGPETVKAIEAVLASARTVLWNGPLGLFEQERFAGSTFAIARALAKSQAVSIVGGGETVAAIEACGVAAKITHVSTGGGATLEFLEGRTLPGVAALDDA
- a CDS encoding AMP-binding protein, whose product is MPLVIVEGRRSTSLKHPNLILSCQCVAGVSRTYCGKSAIFHNVVEGCMSDRGFAWEPYGDYLARSRVREFMDCHGIPTWQELIARSQRDIAWFWDAALNHLGVEWTTPYETVYDDSNGMPWTQWFPGGTLNVTHNCIDRHVRDQRGTETALVWESDAGESRVLTYQELHESVCQVAAAMRSMGIESGDVVGLCAPVSPESVSVMFAAMKIGAVCMQIAARAVPQDVAESLNRGRAKLLFMVDAYPRAGKWTDCRPTLRAVAQDVPTLEHVVLIRRLDTPSKLAEDVLRWPDFVALGKRQPVCAAVPVDSEHPNLILFTSGTTGKSKAIVHTHGGSLAQITKEVGYAFDCQSDDRFFWFTNFGWMMAPWELIGVLFFGGTVVLYEGTHVYPTPHRLFELIERHRITIFGLVPTAIRHLAAVNEDFTIHDRSTLRILGSTGEILDNQAWSWYFSIFGEGRCPLMNISGGTEVIGCLLSPLPIMPLKPGTLGGAGLGMDLAIVDDEGRPVSGGPGNLACRQPFPSMTRGFLGEPERYLETYFSRGNDLWLHADRVEVDADGMWYILGRSDDLIIRGSINHDPGKIEQALLAYPSFPRVIEAAAIGPHDDKLGQRIVCFVVLERPLGAIEPVAFAQDLWEHVGVAYDIAGRPDEIYVVDALPRNLAAKTPRGLIKRAYEGEPLGDLSKIDNLQALVAIQSRHN
- the gap gene encoding type I glyceraldehyde-3-phosphate dehydrogenase; translation: MARVAINGFGRIGRLALRAILERAPDLDPVAVNDLASAETNAHLFKYDSNYGRFNGEIDASDQGLTIDGRHLHALSQRDWTALPWGDLDVDVVIEATGVGTDRASAAKHLAAGAKKVIISAPAKEEDVTLVLGVNDEAYDPAEHHIVSNASCTTNCLAPVVKVLHDAFTIRQGLMNTIHSYTNDQRILDLEQSDMRRARAAALNIIPTTTGAARAVVQVIPDLKGKLDGFALRVPTPTVSVVDFTCEVADDVTVEDVNDAFEAAAQGSLNGILGCSSEELVSMDYKGDSRSSIIDLPSTQVSGKLVKVLSWYDNEWGYACRIADLTARVAQTIPQEAAV
- the yvcK gene encoding uridine diphosphate-N-acetylglucosamine-binding protein YvcK, producing the protein MFPSRKWLYPGMHVKRWIVLLIAGFMAFALSGAMALAWIYRNVAVPEPFTDPVQAVTLQFIPHPFRELLVGSVGLALIVLAIWKLNASLMEVVAEPRRSERLVDLVYARRLLKTGPRIVTIGGGTGQAVLLRGLKEYTNNLTAIVTVVDDGGSSGRLRREFGALPPGDVRQCIGALAVAEPLMTRMLNYRFSKGNGLEGHSLGNLMMLAMADLTGNFESGIRELSRVLAVRGQILPSTLESVKLCAELEDGRTISGESAVGDAGSTIKRVYLDRQHPTAFGEASQAILDADYIILAPGSLYTSLLPNLLVPEISQAVAKSKALKLYICNVATEPGETSHYGVAEHLEALKQHAPSDVCKLVLANDQTSIQSANGTYELVKLPAEEREIDGVSVITADVIDVEIPYQHSAVKLAQAVMQVYSDYGPTKRERKRAEAEPIEVS